The following is a genomic window from Meriones unguiculatus strain TT.TT164.6M chromosome 7, Bangor_MerUng_6.1, whole genome shotgun sequence.
TTTATTCCAAATATGACGTTGCTATTAGTAGCTCCAGACTTTGTTTGAATTAAAACTTATGTAAGTGCCAGGctcagtggcgcatgcctgtaatcccagcactgagggaggcagaggcatgtggatctgagagttcaaggccagcctgttctacagagtgagtctaggacagtcaaggctgcacagaaaaaccctgttttgaaaaccaaaccaaaccaaaccaaaattaCATAAGctttaaatgaaattataaatgCAAATGATTGTGTTGTATTTACACATAGTATATAAATGTTAGGTGTCCTGTTGGTGGATACAGACCCAGGAGGTCTGCCACCTCCAAGTGGCCTTTAATCTGAAAGCTGTGGCTCCTGCGTTGTATAAGGAGCAGTGGAGTAGAACAAGAGCTGCTGTAGGAGGCCCTGCTGGCCTCGGTGGCCTTGCAGCCCTCATCACTTCCTGACTTGTGCTTTCCTGTCTCTTGCTCTAAGCAGCAGACCTGCTTGGACTGTAAGAAAAACTTCTGCATGATGTGTTCGAGCCAAGAAGGGAACGGGCCACGCCTCTGCCTTCTCTGCCTACGGTTCCGAGCCACAGCCTTTCAGCGGGAGGAGCTCATGAAGATGAAGGTGAAGGACCTGAGGGACTATCTCAGCCTCCATGACATCTCTACCGAAATGTGCCGGGAGAAAGAAGAGCTGGTGTTTTTGGTACTTGGCCAGCAGCCTGTAATCTCTGAGGCAGACAGGACTCATGCTCCCACCTTGTCCCAGGACTTTCCTGAGCATCAGGCTTTCCTGACCCAGCCTCACTCCAGCACAGTACCTTCTACCTCACCCGAGCTCCCTTCTTCACCTGCACAAGCCACCTCTGCTCCCCTAGCCCAAGCTCAGGAAAATCAGCAGGTAGGGGCCAGCATGCAGTTCCTTATCCTCTTTGTCTGCTCCGAGGCTCATTGTCCTCTCCCATGGGAATGGGGTATGAGAAACAGTGTCTAGATGGTATGAAGCTTTCTTTCTCCCTGTTGATTCTGGAAGTGATATTTCCTGGTCATTAGGCTCATGCTCTGGCTTCAGGGATGGTAGTCCTGGTAACcatgtttttgtgggtttttttgtaaTACCTCCCTTCCCTAATTAGACTTAAcaattttttcatttctctaaaaatACTTTGAGGAAAGTCACCATTATTTCTAGTTTGGGTTAAAAATGTGCCCTCCAGCTTACTACCCTTTGACTGTCTCTCCTAACTggtgagggagggggagagatggGAAGCATTGTGACAGGGGCTTGCTACTGCCCTGGTCGCTGTGTGGGAGCAGTGGTGGCCAGCATGCTGTGGGTCTGTTAGCTGCCTTCGTGTTACTTGGTGGTGCTGGAAATGGTAAGCAGCAGGTTGAGGTGTGGAGAGTCCGTAGTGAGCAGATACTGTCTCCATCCTCAGGAAGCCCTGGCAGAGAGAAGCTAGTGGTGGTATCACACAGATCTGCAGAAGTCCCAACTGATGCTTCAAGTCATAGGGCATGGGCATCGTAAGCTTAGACTGAGATCAGGGCTCTAGCCACagatttccttttccttctgagacagggtttctctgtgtagccctggctctcctggaactcactctgtagatgaggctgtcattgaactcagagatgtccctgcctctgtccccttgagtgctgggattaaaggcccgaGCCACTATCTCCCAGCTGATTTTTGTTTactcccactgagctacaccaccgacatcacaattttttttgTCTCAGACTCCTTGGTCACCTAGGCACGCTTTGAGCCTAGAACAATGAAACTCCTTTGAGTTAGTCAGTTGCTGAGAGGCTCATCTACCGTAGGATGTCTGTGGAACATGGCACTGCTGAGAACTGGCAGTTCCTTTCCCACATGTGATGTAGGTGGCTGTGCTTCTTGTTTATAGTCACTTCCTTTGCCAGGACTGGACACTCACTCAGCTCTTAACACACATAAAGGCTGACATAATAGCATAACCTAACTGTATAACAACCATTTAACTCCCTGGTTGGGCTAAGCCTATTTTGTCTCAGCAGCTGGTCATTAGTACTCTCCTAAACCCTGGTTCTTGCTTGGGCTGTTCAGTAGGTTTTACCTCTTGCTATACATTCCATATAGGACTTGCTATACATTCCTTTCTGCTTGGTTATTAGAGGCATTCTAGTCTGTGTGTTGTGAGCAGGGAGAGGAACCAGAGGAAATATTTTCTTGATGAACCTTCATATAGGTCTCATATAATGTTGTACACCTCAGCCTCATCTCTTGGGAGGCACACAAGTCAGAATGTTAAGGTTAGCCtcttctacatagtgagttcaaggccagactgcatgagagtttgtctcaaaagAGGAAGGGGTGGGGAGAATGAACAAGCCTTCAGGAGATGTTCAATGTAAGATTATAAGCAGAATTTCCCTGTACTGACAGGTCACCCCGTGTGCTGAGTGTTATTGGTACTTTTCCTCTTGAGATCTTAGTGGACTTAAGTCTCAGCTTCTGGTCTGTAACACCTAAACTTTGCAAACAGGAAAGCAGGGTTGGGGAAGGGAAGTAACTTGGGCAACGCTGTATGCTAAGTTACAGCAAGCTGCACCCAGGATGCAGATCTACCAGTTCTAGCCCACCAGGGTTCTGTCCTTCAATTTCGATATCTTAGCAGCATTTGCTAGGGAAGAAGTGTGTGCAATTAGCAGAATAGTGGACAGACAGATAATAAGTGTCGATTTTTAGTAGGCAGAATGGGAAGATACGAGTGTTTACAGCATGGATTTCAGTTGCTCTTTTTAGGGAACAAAAGACTTTCAAAAGCTGTCTACTGAGGAATAGGCTAGCCTCTGGAAGACCCTAGAGTGATACCCAGGTGACAATATCTAAGCGTCCAGTGAGTACCACATTCACACGAAGCTAGGAGGAAACCCTAGGTTTTGATGCAGACACTGTTGGCTGCATCCCCAAATTGATGTTTCATCACTTAAGGTGTcttttaatatatgtgtgtgtgtatttatatatgtatatgagtactctgtcttcacacacacccagaagagggcatcagatcccattacagattgttgtgagccaccatgtggttgctgggaattgagctcaggacctctggaagagcagccagtgctcttaacgaaTGGCTGGAGCTGTCAGGTCTCTTTACTTCCCCATGTTGTCTCTTTACTGATCATCCAGGGTCTAGGGGATATGTCTTTTGCTCTGAGTTCACACAAGGCCCTTTGCCTAGGGACAGCTGGGAGTGGAGAGGAGCTAGGTAGGGGTCTGTGGCAGAAATGGTTAAGGAGGTCACAATTCTGAGCACACTGACAAAGGTGAGCCCTTCCGAGAAGTTAGAATGCTGAATAGAAGAACCCAAGTGAGGCATTTGTGTTCTGTAGTCTTAGGGGGTTAGGTTCTTAAATTCATTTAGCACACTTAAAGCAGCTTCATGTATGTCATGTCATATCTTACTGGTTAGAATACATTTCTAGAATGTGAGAGACTGCAGAGTGTGACTGGGCTGCTGAAGATCATTTAAAGAGGCCAGGGAGATTCTTGTAAAGGACATGCATGAGCTGTTTGGAAAAACTAGTAGACATTGATCCAGAGGCAGGACTGGGGTAGTAGGTGGAAGCTGTGGGGAAGGCCTTTGGCATAGTGTTGGGAGATGATGTGGTGGAGAGAAACCATTCACCTCAACTGTCCAAGGTGATAGCAAACTGGCAATAAGTGTGGCTAATGCCACTCTTTTTGGTGGGCAGAATCAGGGCACTCTTGTTCTTGACACATCTTTCTATCCATTGAAATCTTTTTGTGTTGTCTCTGCCTGAGAGAGTTGCTGTTAGAAAGCAGGAGTTTGTGGTACTGCTTTGGGAGTCTTGGTTTCTGGGGGGAGATGGGAATACATTTTGATATTTGTATGTGTTGAAAGAGGCCCATGCTTTGTAAGTCACTGGGATATCTCTGTGGATGTGATGGCACCTTTCTCTTCCCACAGGCCACTGGCCATGTGTCTCAGGACCACGAGGAGCCCATCTTCATGGAGAGCACAGCCACAGTACCTCCCGAGGATGAGACCCAGGTGGGGCCTCTGCTCAGTCTGCACCTTTGCCACTGTTCTTTTTCTGGTCTTCTTGGGATGTTCTTAGGAGCCTCAGCAGACTCAGGTGGAACAAAGAGGGCCGTTCCGTGAGGACAGTCCTAAAGTCCTTAAGTTTAGTAGTAGCGTTCCAGATTAACCTTTGTTGCTGTCAGTGTGAGCAAGCAGATGTGAGGCCACAGTGGAGGCTGGGATGTACACTTTTGGCTTTCTGAGAGCTGCTAGAGGGTACATACTGGGTGCTACTGTGAAAGTCTTGTTCTTTTCCTGTCTGTTTAGGATGCAGTGGCCAGCCACTGTTGGGGAAGGAGGTAAGATGACAAAGCTTTCAGGCCTCAGCTACATGAGGAACCAGTGCAGAGCATGGTCAGACCATGGTTCTGAGTCATACAGCTTCGCCAAGCCACGTGTGGAGTTCTGCCAGGGAGGCTGTACTGAGAAGAGCCAGCACCATACTGGGAGTTTCCTGTGCTGCCACATTTACTTACCATAGGAACCTTGTGTGGCAAGACAGCTGTGTCTCCTTTGTGCAGGAGTAACAGGCTCAATCCGATGGTAAACAACTTGAAAAATAACGTCTAGTATTTAGTGGAGACATCAGCATTGATAATTGGGGTCCTTATATGCGGGCACCCTTTTATGCATAGTACTGATATGCCAGTGTGTGGTTTTCTGCGCAAAGCACGTAATGAGTTAGGGAAAGACCAGTCTATTTTGCTGGGCCAGGCACCATTGCCAGGTCCGTTCTGTTCATGTTCCTTGAGATTGCTCAACAAAGTACATATTTATTGGTGCTCCGGGGTCCTTCAAGAGAGCTTAAAGGACACAAGAGCTGGCCCACCTGATCACACCTTTGCCATTGCAGTCCATCGACTCCGAAGACAGCTTCGTCCCAGGCCGGAGGGCTTCGCTGTCTGACCTGACCCACCTAGAAGA
Proteins encoded in this region:
- the Rffl gene encoding E3 ubiquitin-protein ligase rififylin isoform X3, which codes for MWASCCNWLCLDGQPEEAPPPQGARTQAYSNPGYSSFPSPTGSEPSCKACGIHFASTTGKQQTCLDCKKNFCMMCSSQEGNGPRLCLLCLRFRATAFQREELMKMKVKDLRDYLSLHDISTEMCREKEELVFLVLGQQPVISEADRTHAPTLSQDFPEHQAFLTQPHSSTVPSTSPELPSSPAQATSAPLAQAQENQQATGHVSQDHEEPIFMESTATVPPEDETQSIDSEDSFVPGRRASLSDLTHLEDIEGLTVRQLKEILARNFVNYKGCCEKWELMERVTRLYKDQKGLQHLVSADEDQNGGAVPSGLEENLCKICMDSPIDCVLLECGHMVTCTKCGKRMNECPICRQYVIRAVHVFRS